The following coding sequences lie in one Pontibacter sp. G13 genomic window:
- a CDS encoding Crp/Fnr family transcriptional regulator, which translates to MTIQEYIIQLTPIPTAKAEMLATYFKRESLPKGTRIIEEGKTSTKSYFLERGIVRCYLIDRNGEEITTRFYSAPDFLNDYQSFFKQKPSEEYYETLTDCEAMTIDLETVQYCFHNIPEFREWGRMLLTMNYVHMYQTMVSFHKFSAQERYLELLKAHPEIVREVPLKYIASYLGITKHSLSRIRKEISLSP; encoded by the coding sequence TTGACCATTCAGGAATACATCATCCAGCTCACGCCCATCCCGACTGCCAAGGCCGAAATGCTCGCGACCTATTTCAAGCGGGAATCCTTGCCCAAAGGCACGCGCATCATCGAGGAGGGGAAGACTAGCACCAAATCCTACTTTTTGGAGCGGGGAATTGTGCGGTGCTACCTGATCGACCGGAATGGAGAAGAAATCACCACGCGGTTCTATTCTGCGCCCGATTTCCTGAATGACTACCAGTCTTTCTTCAAGCAGAAACCCAGCGAGGAATACTACGAGACGCTCACTGATTGTGAGGCAATGACCATCGATCTGGAGACCGTGCAATACTGCTTCCACAACATCCCAGAGTTCCGGGAATGGGGTCGGATGCTCCTGACGATGAATTATGTCCATATGTACCAGACGATGGTGAGTTTTCACAAATTCAGCGCTCAGGAGCGGTATCTCGAATTGCTCAAAGCCCACCCGGAGATTGTCCGTGAAGTACCGCTCAAGTACATCGCTAGCTACCTCGGCATCACGAAACATTCGTTGAGTCGAATCCGGAAGGAGATCTCCCTTTCCCCCTGA